The Planktothrix tepida PCC 9214 nucleotide sequence TCACCGCCTGGTGTTTATTAGCCTTAGCGATCGCCGTTACCCGAACCAATAGTATATCCGGGGCATTTCCTACCATTATGGCCTCAATTCTTTATATTACTTTAATGGCAACAGGTGGACGCTGGCTCTTACAAAAACTCTCCATTCATTATAAACGCCGAGGACGACTCACTCAATGGGTTTTAGCTTGGATTTATATGGGAGTGGTAGCATCGGCATTAATTACAGAACTGATTGGAATTCACTTAATTTTTGGGGCTTTTTTAGTCGGTGCAGTCATGCCAAAAGATCCGGGTTTAATCCGAGAAATCGCCGAAAAAACAGAAGATTTTGTTCTAATTTTCTTACTCCCGATTTTCTTCGCTTACAGTGGATTACGCACAGAAATTGGCTTACTCAATCGTCCTGAATTATGGTTATTATGCGGGTTAGTGATTGTGGTTGCCATTACAGGAAAATATGTGGGAACTTATGTCGCAGCCCGAGTGAGTGGCATTAATAAACGAGAAGCTTCTGCTTTAGGTTGGTTAATGAATACGAGGGGATTAACTGAACTGATTGTTTTAAATATTGGTTTAAGTTTTGGGGTAATTTCACCCTTGCTATTCACCATGTTAGTGATTATGGCTTTAGTGACAACCTTTATGACCTCACCGTTATTAGAAAGAACCTATCCTAAAGAATTAATTAAACTGGATTTGATTCAACCTGAACCTCAAGCCATTAGTCCTCAACCCATCAATCCATCCTATCGAGTTTTGGTTCCCGTTGCCAATCCCAACACTCAAAAAGGATTATTACAATTAGCCTTAGCCATTGCTGGAAAACCTCCTGCGGTCGTTCATCCGTTAAGTTTAGTAGAACTAGAAGAAGATTATTTATTTCAAAGCACCCCCGATGAAGCAAATCGTTTGATTTCTGAACAACAAAAACGCTTAGAAGAATTAATTGAAAGTTTAGAACCCCCGGAACTCAGACAAGGAGTTTATCCTATTATTCGCATTGCCCATGATGTCGCTAAAGAAACGGGAGAAATTGCCCTAGCCGATCAAGCTAATTTAATTTTAGTGGGTTGGCATCGTCCTGCCTTTAGTGACAATCGTTTAGGAGGAAGAGTCGGTAAAATTTTGAATACCTCCCCGGCGGATGTTGCCGTATTTGTAAACAAAGAGCAGCCCCAACTTCAGTCTTTATTAGTAGCCTATGCGTCTAATATTCATGATGATTTAGGGTTAACCTTAGCTCTGAGAATGCTATTTAATGACCCCAATCGTCAGTTAAAGATTTTAGTAATACTCAGCGAACCTGGAGAAGAATTAAGTTATGAATTACGAAATACAATTGATTCCTTACCGACCCCAATTCAAGCCCGTGTACAACTGGTTCGAGCCGAAGAGACTTATCCCATTCAAGCGGTGATTGAAGCTTCAAGAACCGTAGATTTAACCATTGTAGGAACCAGTCGGACTTGGGGAATTGAACGGCAAACTTTAGGACGTTATACCGATCAATTAGCTCAAGATTGTCATTCATCATTACTAATTACTCGGAGCTATTCTCAAGTGACATCACACATCACATCTTTATTACAACAACCCATCAATACCTAACCTAAAATTTAACTTTGATCAATATTATGCACCAACATTTTCACGCCAAATCCTTAGCATTTTATGGGGCTATGACTGCTGCGGTCTTTCTACTTTTTCAAGCTGTCACAGCCTATGGAGAAAAGCAATTAAAAGCACCCGTTAGTCTTGGGGGTGACTATACCATCGAACTAGAAAACCCTCCTCAATGTTTAAAAAATCGAGATCTAGTTTTAAAAATAGAGCAATCAGGAATTTATGTTTTTGCAAATTTAGGGTTAAAAAATGCTGAACATAATCGAGATAAAATTCAATTACAGGGCAACCTTAAGGATCATAAAATGAACATATCAGGAACTTTAAATCCATTCTTTGTTTGTGCAAATGATTCCTTAAATTCTTTGAATATATTGACTTTAGAAGGTATATTTAAAGAAAAAGAAATTACAGGTAAACTCGATACTCCAACTTTATCAAATCCTATTAATTTTAAAGCTGAGTTAAATCTTGTTTCCCCATCAAAAAAACAAGCTCATTAATCCTATCAACAGGAGGTAATTTGTTTAAAATTATGAGTAATCTGCTGGTAAAATCTCTATTTATTTAAAACAAATGTTATCACTAGAAACACTGGATTCTTTAATTGCTGGAAGTATTTTTGTCGGAGTTATTATTCTGATCATGGGAGAGTGGTTACACCTCACCATTGCAGCATTTTTAGGATCTCTCCTCCTGATCTTTTTCCACGTCATGAGTTTAACTGAAGCTGTTCACTATATTAGTCGTAGTTATGCAACTTTAGCTTTGTTTTTTGGCGTGATGATTTTAGTTAGAGCCTTTGAACCCACTAAAATTTTTGAGTATTTAGCGGTTAAAATGATTTGGTTAGCCAAGGGAGAAGGGAAACGATTACTATTAGGAATAGTAGCGTTAACTACCCCCATTTGTGCTATGTTACCCAACGCCACAACGGTAATGTTATTAGCACCTTTAATTCCTCCCATTGCTCAGGATGTAGGCATTGATTTTGTCCCTTTATTAATTTTAATGGTTTTCATTGCCAATAGTTCAGGATTATTAACCTTAGTGGGAGATCCAGCCACATTTATTGTCGGAGATTCGATTAATATTAGCTTCGTAGATTATCTACAACGCTTGAGTATTGGAGGAGCATTAGCAGTTGTTAGCGTGGTGATTTTATTGCCTATTTTATTTCGTAAAACCTGGAATACTAAATTTGAACATTTAGAAGATTTACCCCATCCGCAAATTAATCATCCTCGAACTTTAGCAATGGGGGGATTAATTATGGCTTTTGTTTTAACCTTTTTTGTCATTGGAGAAACCCTACCCGTTCCCATTTCTCCGGCGGCGGTGGCGTTATTAGGAGCCGCTTTAGCCTTAATGTTAGCCCATCACAGTAAAATTGATACGGTTAATCATATTTTGCGGGATTTAGACTGGAGTACCTTAATTTTCTTCATGTCAATTTTTGTCTTAATTGGAGGATTAGAAAAAACAGGAGTCATTAACAGTTTATCAGGACTTCTAGCAATTATTTTAGGAAAAAATATCGCTCTGGGTTCAATTTTACTATTATTAACAGTAGGAATTATTTCTAGTGTTGTGCCAAATATTCCCTTAGTTGTGGCGATGGTTCCTTTGTTAAAGCAATATTTAGTTAATGTGGGATTTGTGGGCGCAGAAGTGCTTGACCCTGCTTTTAACGGACAGTTTCCCCCGGAAGTATTACCACTATTTTATGCAATGATGTATGGAGCAACATTAGGAGGAAATGGCACATTAGTGGGGGCTTCTTCTAATATTGTTGCGGCGGGAATTTCTGAACAACATGGACGAACCATTTCGTTTAAAACCTTTCTTCGGTATGGGATTCCGGTAATGGTTGTCCAATTGCTAATGGCGATTTTATATGTTACGGTTGTGTTTCTAATTAAAGGTTAATTCATGATTTCTGTAGGAATGGGAGGAGAAACTTCTACTTTTTTCCACTCTAAAACCGCATAAACTTCTACAGGTTGTTTACGACCTTTAACTTTGACTTCCCCTAAACTTTTCAAAATAATATCTTGATGAGTTTCTATAGCAGCAGCCGTTGATTCATTAATTAAAATATTATATTCAGGATATTCTTTAGTTAAGGTTTCCAAACGTGCCGCCACATTCACCGCATCGCCAATCACCGTATATAATAACCGTTCTAAAGAGCCAATTTGTCCCGCAACCACTTCTCCACTACTAATGCCAATTCCCGCATGAATGGGTACTTCCCCCCGTTGAATGCGCCGTTGATTCAATTCTCCCAAACGTTCACGCATGGTTAATGCAGCGGCCACTGACCGCCATTCTGTTTCTGCTGGGGATAAGGGTGCTCCAAAAATTACCACAATTGCATCGCCAATAAAATTATTTACATATCCTCCCCAAGGACGAATAGCTGCGGTCATTTCCGTTAAATATTCATTGAGAAATGCTACAACTTCCTGCGGTTTCAT carries:
- a CDS encoding cation:proton antiporter; this encodes MHPAILVLLQVLIVIGLSRLMGLACRAIKQPLVIGEIIAGIMLGPSLLGLIAPDAMAALFPAETLSYLNVLSEIGLIFFMFLIGLELNPKYLSGQIETAVLVSHVSIIVPFSLGISSALILYPIVSNDSVSFTAFALFLGSALSITAFPVLARIITENNLQGTRLGTLALTCAAVDDVTAWCLLALAIAVTRTNSISGAFPTIMASILYITLMATGGRWLLQKLSIHYKRRGRLTQWVLAWIYMGVVASALITELIGIHLIFGAFLVGAVMPKDPGLIREIAEKTEDFVLIFLLPIFFAYSGLRTEIGLLNRPELWLLCGLVIVVAITGKYVGTYVAARVSGINKREASALGWLMNTRGLTELIVLNIGLSFGVISPLLFTMLVIMALVTTFMTSPLLERTYPKELIKLDLIQPEPQAISPQPINPSYRVLVPVANPNTQKGLLQLALAIAGKPPAVVHPLSLVELEEDYLFQSTPDEANRLISEQQKRLEELIESLEPPELRQGVYPIIRIAHDVAKETGEIALADQANLILVGWHRPAFSDNRLGGRVGKILNTSPADVAVFVNKEQPQLQSLLVAYASNIHDDLGLTLALRMLFNDPNRQLKILVILSEPGEELSYELRNTIDSLPTPIQARVQLVRAEETYPIQAVIEASRTVDLTIVGTSRTWGIERQTLGRYTDQLAQDCHSSLLITRSYSQVTSHITSLLQQPINT
- a CDS encoding ArsB/NhaD family transporter; this translates as MLSLETLDSLIAGSIFVGVIILIMGEWLHLTIAAFLGSLLLIFFHVMSLTEAVHYISRSYATLALFFGVMILVRAFEPTKIFEYLAVKMIWLAKGEGKRLLLGIVALTTPICAMLPNATTVMLLAPLIPPIAQDVGIDFVPLLILMVFIANSSGLLTLVGDPATFIVGDSINISFVDYLQRLSIGGALAVVSVVILLPILFRKTWNTKFEHLEDLPHPQINHPRTLAMGGLIMAFVLTFFVIGETLPVPISPAAVALLGAALALMLAHHSKIDTVNHILRDLDWSTLIFFMSIFVLIGGLEKTGVINSLSGLLAIILGKNIALGSILLLLTVGIISSVVPNIPLVVAMVPLLKQYLVNVGFVGAEVLDPAFNGQFPPEVLPLFYAMMYGATLGGNGTLVGASSNIVAAGISEQHGRTISFKTFLRYGIPVMVVQLLMAILYVTVVFLIKG